A region of bacterium DNA encodes the following proteins:
- a CDS encoding heme-binding protein yields MSSLIRQNKLRREGGASWQARCLFVLFFFFALYTFVLALNGCSPRSMPMQATLPAQPPALTETDVQRLMAQAVAVAGQMNEKINVAVVDREGNVLGVFHMNGAGQAAPAAQALLGEIAKARTAAYLSSNQHGFTTLTACFITRGHFPPAASNTAAGPLFGVPFSQLATGDVQPNGAPLPPLGPPQPNPRNIPGLTSISGGVPIFKNGALAGGLGISGGSDTFVAANVNPAVAGNLLNTMFNYCQGVSRDEIIALAAVRGYEVSSDKRGDTIMLDGIQLLYANTQPPAFNFSLTFDSLAARGTVDPGFPIRPTPPPSMPMEGEVMLDAAHDYRIKGGSVLTAGEVRQIINQAVARANRTRAAIRRPLGSAARVVVAVSDVDGTLLGIWRMADATMFSFDVAAQKARSAVAFSDPNDTLGQQMRTLLGLPAGAPLAVSTRAFGFLSQRYFPPGIDLGAQPQTQPVESGPFYQNVDAQFDFTLQQTMPVRSPFVNGIQIFPGGIPLYKNGQLAGGLGVSGDGVDQDDYIAAGGALGFEAPPALRTDQYAYRNVKLPYLKFPRQPELP; encoded by the coding sequence ATGTCATCCTTGATCAGGCAAAACAAGCTTCGCCGTGAGGGTGGTGCAAGCTGGCAGGCCAGGTGCCTGTTCGTCCTCTTTTTCTTCTTTGCGCTGTACACGTTCGTCCTGGCGCTCAACGGCTGCAGTCCGCGCAGCATGCCGATGCAGGCAACCCTGCCGGCGCAGCCCCCCGCGTTGACGGAAACGGACGTACAGCGGTTGATGGCGCAAGCGGTCGCAGTGGCCGGGCAAATGAATGAGAAGATCAACGTCGCGGTGGTCGACCGTGAAGGCAACGTGCTGGGCGTCTTTCACATGAATGGCGCGGGACAGGCGGCACCGGCGGCGCAGGCGCTGCTCGGCGAGATCGCCAAAGCGCGCACCGCCGCCTATTTGAGCAGCAATCAACACGGCTTCACCACCCTCACCGCCTGCTTCATCACGCGCGGTCATTTCCCGCCGGCCGCCAGTAACACCGCGGCCGGGCCGCTGTTCGGCGTGCCGTTCTCCCAGCTTGCCACCGGTGATGTGCAGCCCAACGGTGCACCGCTGCCGCCGCTCGGGCCGCCGCAACCCAACCCGCGCAACATTCCGGGCTTGACCAGCATTTCCGGCGGCGTGCCGATTTTCAAAAACGGTGCGCTCGCCGGCGGCTTGGGCATCAGCGGCGGCTCGGATACGTTCGTGGCCGCCAATGTCAATCCCGCGGTCGCCGGCAACCTGCTCAACACCATGTTCAATTATTGCCAGGGCGTCAGCCGGGACGAGATCATTGCGCTGGCCGCCGTGCGCGGCTATGAAGTTTCCAGCGACAAGCGCGGGGACACCATCATGCTCGACGGCATCCAACTGCTCTACGCCAACACCCAGCCGCCGGCCTTCAATTTCAGTCTGACTTTCGACAGCCTGGCGGCGCGCGGCACGGTCGATCCCGGTTTTCCGATACGGCCGACGCCGCCGCCTAGTATGCCGATGGAAGGCGAGGTGATGCTGGATGCCGCGCATGACTATCGCATCAAAGGCGGCAGCGTGTTGACCGCCGGCGAGGTGCGTCAGATTATCAACCAGGCGGTGGCGCGCGCCAATCGCACGCGCGCGGCGATTCGCCGGCCGTTGGGCAGCGCGGCGCGCGTCGTGGTCGCAGTGTCGGATGTCGACGGCACGCTGCTCGGCATCTGGCGCATGGCGGATGCCACCATGTTCAGCTTCGACGTGGCCGCGCAAAAGGCGCGCTCAGCCGTGGCGTTCAGCGATCCCAATGATACCCTCGGTCAGCAGATGCGTACGCTGCTGGGCTTGCCCGCCGGCGCGCCGCTGGCGGTGAGCACGCGCGCCTTCGGATTTCTCAGCCAGCGCTACTTTCCGCCGGGCATCGATCTCGGCGCGCAACCGCAAACCCAGCCGGTGGAAAGCGGCCCGTTCTACCAAAACGTCGATGCGCAGTTTGACTTCACGTTGCAGCAGACCATGCCGGTCCGGTCGCCGTTCGTCAACGGCATTCAGATTTTTCCCGGCGGCATTCCGCTTTACAAAAACGGCCAGCTCGCGGGCGGCCTCGGCGTCAGCGGCGATGGCGTCGATCAGGACGATTACATCGCAGCCGGCGGCGCGCTGGGCTTCGAGGCACCGCCGGCCCTCCGCACCGATCAATACGCCTATCGCAATGTCAAGCTGCCTTACCTCAAATTTCCCCGCCAGCCGGAATTGCCGTGA
- a CDS encoding FHA domain-containing protein: MKARLFCTTGMLAGASFAIGKQALIGKSGDNHIVLEPPVISDRHARIFWEEAQRCYVLEDLGSRNGTQLDGRRVSGREKLGRLHVITFAGKFDFVFQVAEAAAKAAAPGNGFKVLAQKPSSPAPSRPAFAKGKTTKRRRRSSIGRTLIEAVPVTLGELPFAAAAPEKTRVEAPVAAGRTALLLEVQKAGGEVQNFPLAAGENLVGRAPDCTVCIDDPSISRRHAVLIVKSNTVSVRDLDSRNHTFVGREAIARETEVALPAALRFGTVAARLLSAVSAANSRLPDAGGR, encoded by the coding sequence ATGAAAGCCAGACTGTTCTGCACGACCGGCATGCTCGCCGGCGCCAGCTTCGCGATCGGCAAACAAGCGTTGATCGGGAAAAGCGGCGACAATCACATCGTACTCGAGCCGCCGGTCATTTCCGACCGGCATGCGCGCATCTTTTGGGAGGAGGCGCAGCGCTGTTACGTGCTGGAAGATTTGGGCAGCCGCAACGGCACCCAGCTCGACGGCCGGCGGGTGAGCGGCCGCGAAAAACTGGGACGTTTGCACGTCATCACCTTTGCCGGGAAGTTCGACTTCGTGTTTCAAGTGGCCGAGGCCGCGGCCAAAGCGGCAGCGCCGGGCAATGGTTTCAAGGTGCTGGCGCAGAAGCCCTCTTCGCCCGCGCCGTCAAGACCGGCATTCGCCAAAGGTAAAACCACCAAACGGCGCCGCCGCTCGAGCATTGGCCGCACCCTGATCGAAGCAGTGCCGGTGACGCTCGGCGAACTGCCGTTCGCGGCCGCCGCGCCGGAGAAAACGAGAGTCGAAGCGCCCGTCGCGGCCGGTCGCACGGCTCTGTTGCTGGAAGTGCAGAAAGCCGGCGGCGAAGTGCAAAACTTCCCGCTGGCCGCCGGTGAGAATCTCGTGGGCCGCGCGCCCGATTGCACCGTCTGCATCGATGATCCCTCCATTTCCCGCCGTCACGCCGTGCTGATCGTGAAATCCAACACCGTCAGCGTGCGTGATTTGGACAGCCGCAATCACACCTTTGTGGGCCGGGAGGCCATCGCGCGCGAAACGGAGGTGGCACTGCCGGCCGCGCTCCGCTTCGGCACGGTGGCTGCCCGCCTGTTGTCCGCTGTGTCCGCCGCCAACTCACGCCTGCCGGACGCCGGTGGGCGTTGA
- a CDS encoding cytochrome c family protein, with protein sequence MAKAEGNKGFFGTLKLSLAQRYVLPEARRVLVALGGLGGLCVLAYYAVDALLLQNQFIASGPVSSGHAKFETDCRACHEPFQTATSAKCSVCHEKTGDTLGVYSFAAHEIYRSADPRRITAGAQEQECAGCHQEHDGREAKLTGVADDRCLPCHEFGSFNRSHPQFDFIAPPAADDSTLRFTHIRHVAEVAKREQLTDRERACLYCHNPRPDGRHFEPIAFDTHCSACHLQPNSETPALAVRNPGDPAPGVELLEEMRRRGGPALAWVKNLSAGEFQIKSGNRVVKSPVRHADPWILENLRSLRRLLYPENGLADLIKAGGPAAAGAPALQPVYDEALQTLRRQAEALRSRPEPEMRKELVRLDSLLKVAQNKIRRQEFAAKDARLFRSALQPNAQVSPAQAQAILGLADNLTRNCQRCHVVANAAIQRVQKDQQILRRAEFDHRAHILQRRCLECHTAIPMFEPVTATAAAADRAAIQNVPGIENCRGCHNAAETSNRCVTCHYYHPNKTNRASLLLYVD encoded by the coding sequence GTGGCAAAGGCAGAAGGCAACAAGGGATTTTTCGGCACTCTCAAACTCTCGCTGGCGCAGCGCTATGTCCTGCCGGAGGCGCGGCGCGTGCTGGTGGCGCTCGGCGGCCTAGGCGGATTGTGCGTGCTGGCCTACTACGCCGTCGACGCGTTGCTGCTGCAAAACCAGTTCATCGCCAGCGGCCCGGTCTCCTCCGGCCATGCCAAGTTCGAAACCGATTGCCGCGCGTGCCACGAGCCGTTTCAAACGGCGACCAGCGCAAAATGCTCAGTCTGCCATGAGAAAACCGGGGACACGCTGGGCGTGTATTCCTTCGCGGCGCATGAAATCTACCGTTCGGCGGATCCGCGCCGGATCACTGCCGGCGCGCAGGAGCAGGAATGCGCCGGCTGTCATCAAGAACATGACGGCCGCGAAGCCAAACTCACCGGGGTCGCGGATGATCGCTGCCTGCCCTGCCACGAATTCGGCTCGTTCAATCGCAGCCACCCGCAATTCGATTTCATCGCGCCGCCGGCGGCGGATGATTCGACGCTGCGCTTCACGCACATTCGGCACGTGGCGGAAGTGGCGAAACGCGAGCAATTGACCGATCGCGAGCGCGCGTGTTTGTATTGCCACAATCCCCGGCCTGACGGCCGGCATTTCGAGCCGATCGCGTTCGACACGCATTGCAGCGCCTGCCATCTGCAACCCAACAGCGAAACCCCGGCGCTGGCCGTGCGCAATCCTGGTGATCCGGCGCCGGGCGTCGAGTTGCTCGAAGAGATGCGCCGGCGCGGCGGCCCGGCTTTGGCGTGGGTGAAAAATCTCAGTGCGGGTGAGTTTCAAATCAAATCCGGCAACCGGGTGGTGAAATCTCCCGTGCGCCACGCCGACCCCTGGATCCTGGAGAATCTGCGCTCGCTGCGCCGCCTGCTTTATCCTGAAAACGGCTTGGCGGATTTGATCAAGGCCGGCGGCCCGGCTGCAGCAGGTGCGCCGGCGCTGCAGCCGGTTTATGACGAGGCCTTGCAGACTCTGCGCCGCCAAGCCGAAGCGCTGCGCTCACGCCCCGAACCGGAAATGCGGAAAGAATTGGTGCGCTTGGATTCCCTGCTCAAAGTCGCGCAGAACAAGATCCGCCGTCAAGAGTTTGCCGCGAAAGATGCCAGGCTGTTCCGGTCCGCCCTGCAACCCAATGCGCAAGTCTCGCCGGCGCAAGCCCAGGCGATTCTCGGCCTGGCCGACAATCTCACGCGCAACTGCCAGCGCTGCCACGTGGTGGCCAATGCCGCCATTCAGCGGGTGCAAAAGGATCAGCAGATCTTGCGGCGCGCCGAGTTCGATCATCGCGCTCACATTCTGCAGCGGCGCTGTCTGGAATGCCACACCGCCATCCCGATGTTCGAACCGGTCACCGCCACCGCGGCGGCGGCCGATCGCGCCGCGATTCAGAATGTGCCGGGCATCGAGAATTGCCGCGGCTGCCACAATGCCGCGGAAACCTCGAATCGCTGCGTGACGTGCCACTATTATCATCCGAACAAAACCAATCGGGCGAGCCTGCTGTTGTATGTTGATTGA